The Kitasatospora sp. NBC_00374 genome has a segment encoding these proteins:
- a CDS encoding GMC family oxidoreductase N-terminal domain-containing protein: MADTDGLDYDVVVVGSGFGGSVAALRLTEKGYRVAVLEAGRRFGRDELPKNSWDTRNYLWAPALGLYGIQRIHLLANVLVLGGAGVGGGSLNYANTLYVPPKAFFEDRQWKHITDWQQELTPYYDQAQRMLGVRTNPTVTPSDVHLKAAAEKMGVGDTFHLAPVGVFFGDGEDGDGSAKTAPGGEVPDPYFGGAGPSRRACTECGECMTGCRHGAKNTLVENYLHLAERNGAEIHPLTTVARIRPVGEGFAVDVRRTDSRSKDPVKAGARTITAARVVVAAGTYGTQTLLHRMRDGGHLPGISPRLGELTRTNSEALVGASTTDRRYGERVDFTRGVAITSSIHPDENTHIEPVRYGKGSNAMGALSIQQVPGAGRGPRWLRYLVTAARHPVIFAQSMNQHRWSEKTIIGLVMQSLDNSLTVSLKKSGPGKGKLTSRQGHGAPNPTWIPAAEEAAKALAESINGYAGSSAGEIFDIPLTAHFIGGCAIADSAETGVVDPYHRLFGHPGISVVDGSTISANLGVNPSLTITAQAERALSMWPNKGEPDQRPTQQEPYRQVPAVAPHHPAVPAEAFGALLLPVPEVPARRAAQAGPTAQEQA; the protein is encoded by the coding sequence ATGGCGGACACCGACGGTCTCGACTACGACGTGGTCGTGGTGGGCTCGGGCTTCGGCGGCTCGGTCGCCGCACTCCGGCTGACCGAGAAGGGCTACCGGGTCGCCGTCCTGGAGGCCGGCCGCCGGTTCGGCCGCGACGAGCTGCCGAAGAACTCCTGGGACACCAGGAACTACCTCTGGGCCCCCGCCCTCGGCCTGTACGGGATCCAGCGGATCCACCTGCTGGCCAACGTGCTGGTGCTCGGCGGCGCGGGCGTCGGCGGCGGTTCGCTGAACTACGCCAACACCCTGTACGTACCGCCGAAGGCCTTCTTCGAGGACCGGCAGTGGAAGCACATCACCGACTGGCAGCAGGAGCTCACGCCGTACTACGACCAGGCGCAGCGGATGCTCGGGGTGCGCACCAACCCGACCGTGACGCCGTCCGACGTCCACCTGAAGGCCGCCGCCGAGAAGATGGGGGTCGGTGACACCTTCCACCTCGCCCCGGTCGGGGTCTTCTTCGGTGACGGCGAGGACGGCGACGGCTCCGCCAAGACCGCGCCGGGCGGCGAGGTGCCCGACCCGTACTTCGGCGGGGCCGGGCCGAGCCGCCGGGCCTGCACCGAGTGCGGCGAATGCATGACCGGCTGCCGGCACGGCGCCAAGAACACCCTGGTGGAGAACTACCTCCACCTCGCCGAGCGCAACGGTGCCGAGATCCACCCGCTGACCACCGTCGCCCGGATCCGTCCGGTCGGCGAGGGCTTCGCCGTGGACGTGCGCCGCACCGACTCCCGTTCCAAGGACCCGGTCAAGGCCGGCGCCCGGACGATCACCGCCGCCCGGGTGGTGGTCGCGGCCGGCACCTACGGCACCCAGACGCTGCTGCACCGGATGCGGGACGGCGGACACCTGCCCGGGATCTCGCCGCGGCTCGGCGAGCTCACCCGGACCAACTCCGAGGCGCTGGTGGGTGCTTCGACCACGGACCGGCGGTACGGCGAGCGGGTGGACTTCACCAGGGGCGTCGCCATCACCTCCTCGATCCACCCGGACGAGAACACCCACATCGAGCCGGTCCGCTACGGCAAGGGCTCCAACGCGATGGGCGCGCTCAGCATCCAGCAGGTGCCCGGCGCCGGCCGTGGCCCGCGCTGGCTGCGGTACCTCGTCACGGCGGCGCGGCACCCGGTGATCTTCGCCCAGTCGATGAACCAGCACCGCTGGTCGGAGAAGACCATCATCGGCCTGGTGATGCAGTCGCTGGACAACTCGCTGACCGTCTCGCTGAAGAAGTCCGGGCCCGGCAAGGGGAAGCTGACCTCCCGCCAGGGCCACGGCGCGCCCAACCCGACCTGGATCCCGGCCGCCGAGGAGGCCGCCAAGGCCCTGGCCGAGTCGATCAACGGCTACGCCGGCAGCTCCGCCGGCGAGATCTTCGACATCCCGCTGACGGCCCACTTCATCGGCGGCTGCGCGATCGCCGACAGTGCCGAGACCGGCGTGGTCGACCCCTACCACCGACTCTTCGGCCACCCGGGGATCAGCGTGGTGGACGGCTCCACGATCTCCGCCAACCTGGGCGTCAACCCCTCCCTGACCATCACCGCCCAGGCCGAGCGGGCTCTGTCGATGTGGCCCAACAAGGGCGAGCCGGATCAGCGGCCCACCCAGCAGGAGCCCTACCGGCAGGTCCCGGCGGTCGCCCCGCACCACCCCGCCGTCCCCGCCGAGGCCTTCGGCGCGCTGCTGCTGCCGGTTCCCGAGGTACCCGCCCGGCGCGCCGCGCAGGCCGGGCCGACCGCTCAGGAGCAGGCCTGA
- a CDS encoding succinic semialdehyde dehydrogenase: MTDITADGQAGSRTGAGRNPAAPGGARTVASAVTPAVVARLAKGITAAGEPEPVHTTAPLTGDRLASLPQSTPADVEAAYRLARRAQKAWAALPVRRRAAVLLRFHDLLLRRQDEVLDLIQAETGKARLHAFEEVMAAAMAARHYGRKAPSYLRDRRRGGALPVLTRTLEARRPKGVIGQISPWNYPLELSVGDALPAFVAGNAVVNKPDTQTALTALWARELLVEAGLPADCWQIVIGDGPVIGPAVVEHADYVSFTGSTRTGRQVAQQAAGRLVGASLELGGKNAMLVLADADVEKAAEGAVRACFSSAGQLCISIERLFVHRSIADRFLARFAERTSALRLGGALAYGADMGSLVSDRQLETVTRHIEEAVKAGATVVAGGRARPDLGPLFHEPTILDGVTEAMAVCAEETFGPVVSIYRFDTEDEAVEAANATSYGLNSSVWTKDLRRGRAVAARLHTGTVNVNEAYAAAYGSVASPMGGMGDSGLGRRHGAEGILRYTEAQTIATQTVLPIGPSLGMDDARFAALFTAGLKTMKALGLK, translated from the coding sequence ATGACGGACATCACGGCAGACGGACAGGCCGGCTCCCGCACCGGGGCCGGGCGCAATCCCGCCGCCCCGGGCGGCGCCCGCACAGTCGCCTCGGCGGTCACGCCGGCCGTGGTGGCCCGGCTCGCCAAGGGCATCACCGCGGCCGGGGAGCCGGAGCCGGTGCACACCACCGCGCCGCTCACCGGGGACCGGCTGGCAAGCCTCCCGCAGTCCACCCCGGCCGACGTCGAGGCGGCCTACCGGCTCGCCCGACGGGCGCAGAAGGCCTGGGCCGCGCTGCCGGTCCGCCGCCGCGCCGCCGTCCTGCTGCGCTTCCACGACCTGCTGCTGCGCCGCCAGGACGAGGTCCTCGACCTGATCCAGGCCGAGACCGGCAAGGCCAGGCTGCACGCCTTCGAAGAGGTGATGGCCGCCGCGATGGCGGCCCGCCACTACGGCCGCAAGGCGCCCTCGTACCTGCGCGACCGCCGCCGCGGCGGCGCCCTGCCGGTGCTCACCCGGACGCTGGAGGCCCGTCGGCCCAAGGGCGTGATCGGCCAGATATCGCCGTGGAACTACCCGCTGGAGCTCTCAGTCGGGGATGCCCTGCCCGCCTTCGTGGCCGGCAACGCGGTGGTCAACAAGCCCGACACCCAGACCGCGCTGACCGCGCTGTGGGCCCGCGAGCTGCTGGTCGAGGCCGGGCTGCCGGCCGACTGCTGGCAGATCGTGATCGGCGACGGCCCGGTGATCGGCCCCGCCGTGGTGGAGCACGCCGACTACGTCTCCTTCACCGGCTCCACCCGGACCGGCCGCCAGGTCGCCCAGCAGGCCGCGGGCCGCCTGGTCGGCGCCTCGCTGGAGCTCGGCGGGAAGAACGCCATGCTGGTGCTGGCCGACGCGGACGTCGAGAAGGCCGCCGAGGGCGCCGTCCGGGCCTGCTTCTCCTCGGCCGGACAGCTCTGCATATCGATCGAGCGGCTCTTCGTGCACCGCTCGATCGCGGACCGCTTCCTGGCCCGGTTCGCCGAGCGGACCTCCGCGCTGCGGCTCGGCGGTGCGCTGGCGTACGGGGCGGACATGGGCTCGCTGGTGTCCGACCGGCAGCTGGAGACCGTCACCCGGCACATCGAGGAGGCGGTCAAGGCCGGCGCCACGGTGGTGGCCGGCGGCCGGGCCCGCCCGGACCTCGGCCCGCTCTTCCACGAGCCGACCATCCTGGACGGCGTCACCGAGGCGATGGCCGTCTGCGCCGAGGAGACCTTCGGCCCGGTCGTGTCGATCTACCGCTTCGACACCGAGGACGAGGCCGTCGAGGCCGCCAACGCCACCTCGTACGGGCTCAACTCCAGCGTCTGGACCAAGGACCTGCGGCGCGGCCGGGCGGTCGCCGCCCGGCTGCACACCGGCACCGTCAACGTCAACGAGGCCTACGCCGCGGCGTACGGCTCGGTGGCCTCGCCGATGGGCGGCATGGGGGACTCCGGCCTCGGCCGCCGGCACGGCGCGGAGGGCATCCTGCGCTACACCGAGGCGCAGACCATCGCGACCCAGACGGTGCTGCCGATCGGACCGTCGCTCGGCATGGACGACGCGAGGTTCGCCGCGCTCTTCACCGCCGGCCTGAAGACGATGAAGGCCCTGGGCCTGAAGTAG
- a CDS encoding serine/threonine-protein kinase, translated as MGGQDQAAGVGTGRLLAGRYALGERLGRGGMGTVWRARDEMLDRDVAVKELTVSHLSEEDLEILQTRMKREARAAARIKHPGVITIHDVLEQDGRPWIVMELVDGRSLADVISQDGKLRPQEAAEVGLQVLAALHRGHQLGVLHRDVKPANVLLEHTSGRVVLLDFGIAKFEGAGAVELTRPGDLVGSPDYLAPERAQGERPGPASDLWALGATLWAAVEGTSPFRRDSPLSTLTAVVEEPLPESARAGALGPVLAALMAKDPARRPGADEAMRMLQEVVAGHTVGITPRVPEQTPTGHVPVVDRVVPVAVPGSEAPTPVQAAASPVPATAPVPVVARPRRRALRLALIGLVVAALVGGGAYVARDRLGGGTTPSGPGVRPTGLAAPDPAPDGYQWVDDPAGFRFLLPTTGTWVRSTENSEIYYSPDSKVHYLQFAVTVGQALSPAEHLQEMEQSVTKNRQGYKREQLADIKVNGYQGAVWEFSYTTADNSGTRRHLKEAEFRDESGTSYDILVAGPDKDRTDAQKRFTIVLNHFTVLR; from the coding sequence ATGGGCGGACAGGATCAGGCGGCAGGGGTGGGGACGGGTCGGCTGCTGGCCGGTCGGTACGCGCTGGGGGAGCGCCTGGGCCGGGGTGGGATGGGCACCGTCTGGCGGGCCCGGGACGAGATGCTGGACCGCGACGTCGCGGTCAAGGAGCTGACCGTCAGCCACCTGTCCGAGGAGGATCTGGAGATCCTGCAGACCCGGATGAAGCGGGAGGCGCGGGCCGCCGCCCGGATCAAGCACCCGGGCGTGATCACCATCCACGACGTGCTGGAGCAGGACGGCCGGCCGTGGATCGTGATGGAGCTGGTCGACGGCCGCTCGCTGGCCGACGTGATCTCGCAGGACGGCAAGCTGCGGCCGCAGGAGGCCGCCGAGGTCGGCCTGCAGGTGCTGGCCGCGTTGCACCGCGGCCACCAGCTCGGGGTGCTGCACCGGGACGTCAAGCCGGCCAACGTGCTGCTGGAGCACACCAGCGGACGGGTCGTGCTGCTGGACTTCGGGATCGCCAAGTTCGAGGGTGCCGGGGCGGTGGAGCTGACCCGCCCGGGCGACCTGGTGGGATCCCCCGACTACCTGGCGCCGGAGCGGGCCCAGGGTGAGCGCCCGGGACCGGCCTCGGACCTGTGGGCGCTGGGCGCGACGCTCTGGGCGGCGGTCGAGGGCACCTCGCCGTTCCGCCGGGACAGCCCGCTGAGCACGCTGACCGCCGTGGTCGAGGAGCCGCTGCCGGAGTCGGCCCGGGCCGGGGCGCTCGGCCCGGTGCTGGCGGCGCTGATGGCCAAGGACCCGGCCCGGCGGCCGGGCGCGGACGAGGCGATGCGGATGCTGCAGGAGGTGGTCGCCGGCCACACCGTGGGCATCACGCCGCGGGTGCCCGAGCAGACCCCCACCGGTCACGTCCCGGTCGTGGACCGGGTCGTACCCGTCGCCGTGCCCGGCTCCGAGGCGCCGACCCCCGTCCAGGCCGCGGCCTCGCCGGTGCCGGCCACCGCGCCCGTCCCGGTCGTGGCGCGCCCCCGGCGCCGGGCCCTGCGGCTGGCCCTGATCGGGCTGGTGGTGGCCGCCCTGGTCGGCGGCGGCGCGTACGTGGCACGGGACCGGCTGGGCGGCGGCACGACGCCCTCCGGCCCCGGCGTGAGACCGACCGGGCTGGCCGCGCCGGACCCGGCGCCGGACGGCTACCAGTGGGTGGACGACCCGGCGGGCTTCCGGTTCCTGCTGCCCACGACCGGTACCTGGGTGCGCAGCACGGAGAACAGCGAGATCTACTACAGCCCCGACAGCAAGGTGCACTACCTGCAGTTCGCGGTGACCGTCGGTCAGGCCCTGAGCCCGGCCGAGCACCTGCAGGAGATGGAGCAGAGCGTCACCAAGAACCGCCAGGGCTACAAGCGGGAGCAGCTGGCGGACATCAAGGTGAACGGCTACCAGGGCGCGGTCTGGGAGTTCAGCTACACCACGGCGGACAACTCGGGCACCCGGCGGCACCTGAAGGAGGCCGAGTTCCGGGACGAGAGCGGGACGTCGTACGACATCCTGGTGGCCGGGCCGGACAAGGACCGTACCGACGCCCAGAAGCGCTTCACCATCGTGCTGAACCACTTCACGGTGCTCCGCTGA
- a CDS encoding protein kinase has product MRAAPGQMVAGRYRVTDRPGIGVAAQDLRTGGQVLLHALELPELLIPGQPMAEPDPEYGPRIALRVAQEVAAAPRHPRLLVGVDVVAERDSLWVAEERLPGARLSELAVEGPVPPYRVAELGADLAGALRALHEAGLPHGNVTAESVLVCEDGAALLGGLLLGVAEETLCSALGGPVPRRVYEARAVLLGPRAERWPPDAGPAADCWALGVLLYRLLTGYGPYPEDDLPTLLAAVRDGRTHPADGCGPLRPLVERLLTVDPAGRPDAVQIQRELRELLVGAPEPFGPEPAAPPLLPVRRPDGPVVPYRRSAAGRTLGRTAGPGAGAEPSAELTHRHRASRVPPALLGPLLVGGVLVALLAALAAVVMVSG; this is encoded by the coding sequence ATGCGAGCGGCACCGGGGCAGATGGTGGCCGGGCGGTACCGGGTGACGGACCGTCCGGGGATCGGTGTGGCCGCGCAGGACCTGCGGACCGGGGGCCAGGTGCTGCTGCACGCGCTGGAGCTGCCGGAGCTGCTGATCCCCGGTCAGCCGATGGCCGAGCCGGACCCGGAGTACGGGCCGCGAATAGCGCTTCGGGTGGCACAGGAGGTGGCGGCGGCGCCGCGCCATCCCCGCCTGCTGGTCGGCGTCGACGTGGTGGCCGAACGCGACTCGCTCTGGGTGGCCGAGGAGCGGCTGCCGGGCGCCCGGCTGTCCGAGCTCGCGGTGGAGGGGCCGGTTCCCCCGTACCGGGTGGCGGAGCTCGGGGCGGACCTGGCGGGCGCCCTGCGGGCGCTGCACGAGGCCGGCCTGCCGCACGGCAACGTCACCGCGGAGTCCGTCCTGGTCTGCGAGGACGGCGCCGCGCTGCTCGGCGGGCTGCTGCTCGGGGTGGCCGAGGAGACGCTGTGCTCGGCGCTCGGCGGCCCGGTGCCGCGCCGGGTGTACGAGGCGCGGGCGGTGCTGCTCGGGCCGCGGGCCGAGCGCTGGCCGCCGGACGCGGGCCCGGCGGCGGACTGCTGGGCGCTCGGGGTTCTGCTGTACCGGCTGCTGACCGGGTACGGGCCGTACCCGGAGGACGACCTGCCGACCCTGCTCGCGGCGGTACGGGACGGCCGGACGCACCCGGCGGACGGCTGCGGCCCGCTGCGGCCCCTGGTGGAGCGACTGCTGACGGTCGACCCCGCCGGCCGGCCCGACGCCGTGCAGATCCAGCGGGAGCTGCGCGAGCTGCTGGTCGGGGCGCCGGAGCCGTTCGGCCCGGAGCCGGCCGCGCCGCCGCTGCTCCCGGTCCGCCGCCCGGACGGCCCGGTGGTCCCGTACCGGCGCTCGGCGGCCGGTCGGACGCTGGGCCGGACGGCGGGTCCTGGAGCCGGTGCGGAGCCGTCCGCGGAGTTGACCCACCGTCACCGCGCCTCCCGGGTACCGCCGGCGCTGCTCGGCCCGCTGCTGGTGGGCGGTGTGCTGGTGGCGCTGCTGGCGGCGCTGGCCGCGGTGGTGATGGTGTCCGGCTGA
- a CDS encoding SHOCT domain-containing protein → MDWTDLIEAGFDILGNGSNDARAAAVRSVEAAVEPGEQPVAATAGRHPDHFRKGVLVLTTHRLLFLKDGKPPLPVALAAVTDVTVTKSRLNGEILRVVALTGAHRFEEVAKAEVFAEQLRRAAADARRAAAEPAAPAPAVDLLDQLERLAALHAGGALTAEEFSRAKQRLIG, encoded by the coding sequence ATGGACTGGACGGATCTGATCGAGGCGGGCTTCGACATCCTGGGCAACGGCAGCAACGACGCCAGGGCGGCGGCGGTGCGCAGCGTGGAGGCCGCCGTGGAGCCCGGCGAGCAACCGGTCGCGGCCACGGCGGGGCGCCACCCCGACCACTTCCGCAAGGGCGTCCTGGTGCTCACGACGCACCGGCTGCTCTTCCTGAAGGACGGCAAGCCGCCGCTGCCGGTTGCGCTGGCCGCGGTCACCGATGTGACGGTGACCAAGTCCCGTCTCAACGGCGAGATCCTGCGGGTGGTGGCCCTCACCGGCGCCCACCGCTTCGAGGAGGTCGCCAAGGCGGAGGTCTTCGCGGAGCAGCTCCGCCGGGCCGCGGCCGACGCCCGCCGCGCCGCCGCCGAACCCGCCGCCCCCGCACCCGCCGTCGACCTGCTCGACCAGTTGGAGCGTCTGGCCGCCCTGCACGCCGGCGGCGCGCTGACCGCGGAGGAGTTCAGCCGGGCCAAGCAGCGCTTGATCGGCTGA
- a CDS encoding serine/threonine-protein kinase produces MTQAQESTGRLLAGRYRLKAVLGSGGMGTVWRAEDEMLGRIVAVKELRMHGGVDEDEKHRLIVRTLREAKATARIRHTAAVTVFDVVEEDERPWIVMELVESRSLAEVIKDDGPVTPVRAAEIALDLLGVLGAAHSHGILHRDVKPSNVLIGEDGRVVLTDFGIASVEGDTSITSTGMLVGAPSYISPERAKGHKPGPPADLWSLGGTLYAMVEGKPPYDRGSALATLTAVMTEDLPASEKAGPLWPVIEGLLEKDPALRLDASETRSMLKRIVAAGVTRAEATTQQSVPLKAGGKPAAEPVDKPAAVAAAQAKAQPKTQPRTEPEPKAEPAAPKPAAKPVDRKPEPRPASVAKPRTEPAPPAPPVSASASGDERGGAMGLLGTVRVGSRAAAPPAPIPAPPLTVPTAAAAPAAPATEALPVVPARPRDRRRLGMVVGALVFVLALIAVVALAMRGGGKGAEGATAQSGPGTAAGAAPAASADPQSPAAQSPAAAGGQTAATPSPATSPAGGTGSPAATPVPNTAGTGTGTGTGTGTGTGTGSGSGTGAVPPAPAGYHTYRDPSGFSINLPDWLADQGPDYDATSRQFKGNGVKLMVDWTMPAHGSAYDDWVSSEKDGNGGSNYQRVELKALTYRQWTNAADWEWTFGSKTRMHSLNRGFVTGEGKYGYALYWTTPDADWSSPANADARRVGFESFQPAP; encoded by the coding sequence ATGACTCAGGCGCAGGAGTCCACGGGCCGACTGCTGGCCGGGCGTTACCGGCTCAAGGCCGTGCTCGGCAGCGGCGGCATGGGTACCGTCTGGCGGGCCGAGGACGAGATGCTCGGCCGGATCGTCGCGGTCAAGGAACTGCGCATGCACGGCGGGGTGGACGAGGACGAGAAGCACCGCCTGATCGTCCGCACCCTGCGCGAGGCCAAGGCGACCGCCCGGATCCGGCACACCGCCGCCGTCACCGTCTTCGACGTGGTCGAGGAGGACGAGCGGCCCTGGATCGTGATGGAGCTGGTCGAGTCGCGCTCGCTGGCCGAGGTGATCAAGGACGACGGTCCGGTCACCCCGGTCCGCGCCGCCGAGATCGCGCTCGACCTGCTCGGCGTGCTCGGCGCCGCGCACAGCCACGGGATCCTGCACCGGGACGTCAAGCCGTCCAACGTGCTGATCGGCGAGGACGGCCGGGTGGTGCTCACCGACTTCGGCATCGCCAGCGTCGAGGGCGACACCTCGATCACCTCCACCGGCATGCTGGTCGGCGCCCCCTCGTACATCTCGCCCGAGCGCGCCAAGGGCCACAAGCCCGGCCCGCCGGCCGACCTGTGGTCGCTGGGCGGCACCCTGTACGCGATGGTCGAGGGCAAGCCGCCGTACGACCGGGGGTCGGCGCTGGCCACCCTCACCGCCGTGATGACCGAGGACCTGCCCGCCTCCGAGAAGGCCGGGCCGCTCTGGCCGGTGATCGAGGGGCTGCTGGAGAAGGACCCGGCGCTGCGGCTGGACGCCTCCGAGACCCGGTCGATGCTCAAGCGGATCGTCGCGGCGGGCGTGACCCGGGCCGAGGCCACCACCCAGCAGTCGGTGCCGCTGAAGGCCGGTGGCAAGCCGGCCGCCGAACCGGTCGACAAGCCTGCCGCCGTGGCCGCGGCGCAGGCCAAGGCCCAGCCCAAGACGCAGCCCAGGACGGAGCCCGAGCCCAAGGCCGAGCCGGCGGCGCCGAAGCCCGCGGCGAAGCCGGTGGACCGCAAGCCCGAGCCCCGGCCTGCGTCGGTGGCCAAGCCCAGGACCGAGCCCGCGCCGCCCGCGCCGCCGGTGTCCGCGTCCGCGTCCGGGGACGAGCGCGGCGGAGCGATGGGTCTGCTCGGTACCGTCCGGGTGGGAAGCCGGGCGGCCGCGCCGCCCGCGCCGATCCCCGCGCCGCCGCTGACCGTGCCGACGGCCGCGGCCGCGCCGGCGGCCCCGGCCACCGAGGCGCTGCCCGTCGTCCCCGCGAGGCCACGGGACCGCCGCAGGCTCGGCATGGTGGTCGGCGCGCTGGTGTTCGTGCTGGCGCTGATCGCCGTGGTGGCGCTCGCCATGCGCGGCGGCGGCAAGGGCGCCGAGGGCGCCACCGCGCAGAGCGGCCCCGGCACGGCGGCGGGCGCCGCCCCGGCCGCCTCGGCCGACCCGCAGAGCCCCGCCGCGCAGAGCCCGGCGGCAGCCGGCGGCCAGACCGCGGCCACCCCGTCGCCCGCCACCTCCCCGGCCGGCGGCACGGGGTCGCCCGCCGCCACCCCCGTACCGAACACCGCGGGGACCGGAACGGGTACCGGCACCGGAACCGGCACCGGAACGGGCACCGGCTCCGGCAGCGGTACCGGCGCCGTCCCGCCCGCCCCCGCGGGCTACCACACCTACCGCGACCCGTCCGGCTTCAGCATCAACCTGCCGGACTGGCTGGCCGACCAGGGGCCCGACTACGACGCGACCAGCCGCCAGTTCAAGGGCAACGGCGTCAAGCTGATGGTCGACTGGACCATGCCGGCCCACGGCAGCGCGTACGACGACTGGGTGAGCAGCGAGAAGGACGGCAACGGCGGCAGCAACTACCAGCGGGTGGAGCTGAAGGCGCTCACCTACCGGCAGTGGACCAACGCGGCCGACTGGGAGTGGACCTTCGGCAGTAAGACCCGGATGCACTCGCTGAACCGCGGCTTCGTCACCGGCGAGGGCAAGTACGGCTACGCGCTCTACTGGACGACGCCGGACGCCGACTGGAGCTCGCCCGCCAACGCGGACGCCCGCCGGGTCGGCTTCGAGAGCTTCCAGCCGGCGCCCTGA
- a CDS encoding GuaB3 family IMP dehydrogenase-related protein → MTEIEIGRGKRGRRAYAFDDIAVVPSRRTRDPKEVSIAWQIDAYRFELPFLAAPMDSVVSPAQAIAIGNLGGLGVLNLEGLWTRYEDPQPLLDEIATITDEAAATRRLQEIYAAPIKAELIGQRIKEVRDSGVVTAAALSPQRTAEFSKAVVDAGVDVFVIRGTTVSAEHVSGAAEPLNLKQFIYELDVPVIVGGCATYTAALHLMRSGAAGVLVGFGGGAAHTTRTVLGIQVPMATAVADVAAARRDYMDESGGRYVHVIADGGVGYSGDLAKAVACGADAVMIGAALARATDAPGKGFHWGMEAVHEELPRGKVVDLGTVGTTEEILTGPSHTPDGTMNLFGALRRAMATTGYSELKEFQRVEVTVNPALHHR, encoded by the coding sequence GTGACTGAGATCGAGATCGGGCGTGGCAAGCGCGGCCGCCGGGCGTACGCCTTCGACGACATCGCCGTCGTCCCCAGCCGCCGTACTCGTGACCCGAAGGAGGTCTCGATCGCCTGGCAGATCGACGCCTACCGCTTCGAGCTGCCCTTCCTGGCGGCCCCGATGGACAGCGTGGTCTCGCCCGCGCAGGCGATCGCCATCGGCAACCTCGGCGGCCTCGGGGTGCTGAACCTCGAAGGCCTGTGGACCCGGTACGAGGACCCGCAGCCGCTGCTGGACGAGATCGCCACCATCACCGACGAGGCCGCCGCCACCCGGCGCCTCCAGGAGATCTACGCCGCGCCGATCAAGGCCGAGCTGATCGGTCAGCGGATCAAGGAGGTCCGCGACTCCGGTGTCGTGACCGCCGCCGCGCTCTCCCCGCAGCGCACCGCCGAGTTCTCCAAGGCCGTCGTCGACGCGGGCGTGGACGTCTTCGTGATCCGCGGCACCACGGTCTCCGCCGAGCACGTCTCCGGTGCGGCCGAGCCGCTGAACCTCAAGCAGTTCATCTACGAGCTGGACGTCCCGGTGATCGTCGGCGGCTGCGCCACCTACACCGCGGCCCTGCACCTGATGCGCAGCGGCGCGGCCGGCGTCCTGGTCGGCTTCGGCGGCGGCGCCGCCCACACCACCCGCACCGTGCTCGGCATCCAGGTGCCGATGGCGACCGCCGTCGCCGACGTGGCCGCGGCCCGCCGCGACTACATGGACGAGTCCGGCGGCCGGTACGTGCACGTGATCGCGGACGGCGGCGTCGGCTACAGCGGCGACCTGGCCAAGGCCGTCGCCTGCGGCGCGGACGCGGTGATGATCGGTGCCGCGCTGGCCCGGGCCACCGACGCGCCCGGCAAGGGCTTCCACTGGGGCATGGAGGCCGTGCACGAGGAGCTGCCGCGCGGCAAGGTGGTCGACCTCGGCACCGTGGGCACCACCGAGGAGATCCTCACCGGTCCCTCGCACACCCCGGACGGCACCATGAACCTGTTCGGCGCGCTGCGCCGGGCCATGGCCACCACGGGCTACTCGGAGCTCAAGGAGTTCCAGCGCGTCGAGGTCACCGTCAACCCGGCGCTCCACCACCGCTGA